A genomic window from Bradyrhizobium lupini includes:
- a CDS encoding efflux RND transporter permease subunit yields the protein MIERLIAVSLQQRWLVLLLALGAVTFGAWNFQRLPIDAVPDITNVQVQINTRAPGYSPLETEQRITFPVETAMGGLPKLDYTRSLSRYGLSQVTVVFKDGTDIYFARQLVGERIQQVKDQLPAGVEVAMGPVSTGLGEIFMYTVEAKAGAKTQGGHDYSLTDLRTVQDWIIKPQLRNVPGVIEVNTIGGFERQFHVLPDPGKLMAYRLGFRDVMTALAANNADVGAGYIERNGEQYLVRSPGQVGNVGEIRDIVIGSRGGNPVRIRDIATVTEGRDLRTGAATRDGEETVLGTAMLLIGENSRTVARRVAARLEDIAKSLPDGVVTRTVYDRTDLIEATIRTVESNLLEGAALVVAVLFLILGNIRAALVVACVIPLSMAMTVTGMVETKVSANLMSLGAIDFGIIVDGAVIIVENCLRMLAEVQREKGGLLTISERLRAIRSGSSEVIKPSLFGTLIIAVVYLPVLTLTGVEGKMFTPMALTVLMALGAAVLFSITFVPAAVAIFVTGKVSEHENLFMRLAKRAYLPVLRLAIDHRLGVAIMAAIIVVASCVAAARMGGEFIPSLDEGDVALASIRIPGTSLTQSLDLQKALEKRVKQIPEVKEFFTRIGTAEIATDPMSPAQTDGYIMLKPRAEWPDPGSSKAEVIEAIARAADDIPGSAYEISQPIQFRVNELISGVRSDVGVKIFGDDLDILQGAAKQVEAAIRGIRGASDVKIEQVSGLPILTVRLDRQALARYGLSISEVQGIVEIAVGGKSAGKLFEGDRRFDIVVRLPEHLRGNLEAIRAIPIPLPPGEDATIGAPIRTALPGSPLAQMRYVPLSSVATVDATPGPNQISRENGKRRIVVTANVRARDLGSFVTEAEAAVAEKVKLPPGYWIGWGGQFEQLVSATKRLTLVVPLALLLVFLLLFMGMGSAADAALVFSGVPLALTGGVMALLLRGIPLSISAGVGFIALSGVAVLNGLVIIAFIERLRSEGHPVADAVREGALTRLRPVLMTALVASLGFVPMALATGAGAEVQRPLATVVIGGIISSTVLTLLVLPALYVLFRRDGAAETPTIAPDLAASGER from the coding sequence ATGATTGAGCGTCTCATCGCGGTCTCGCTGCAGCAGCGTTGGCTGGTCCTGCTGCTCGCGCTCGGCGCCGTCACTTTCGGAGCGTGGAATTTCCAACGCCTTCCGATCGACGCCGTGCCTGACATCACCAACGTCCAGGTCCAGATCAACACCCGCGCCCCCGGCTATTCGCCGCTGGAAACCGAGCAGCGCATCACCTTCCCGGTCGAGACCGCGATGGGCGGGCTGCCCAAGCTCGACTACACGCGCTCGCTGTCGCGCTACGGCCTGAGTCAGGTGACCGTCGTCTTCAAGGACGGCACCGACATCTATTTTGCCCGCCAGCTCGTCGGCGAACGGATCCAGCAGGTGAAGGACCAGCTTCCGGCCGGCGTCGAGGTCGCGATGGGACCGGTCTCGACCGGGCTCGGCGAAATCTTCATGTACACCGTCGAGGCCAAGGCGGGCGCGAAGACGCAAGGCGGCCACGACTATTCGCTGACCGACTTGCGCACCGTGCAGGACTGGATCATCAAGCCGCAGCTTCGCAACGTGCCGGGGGTGATCGAGGTCAACACCATCGGCGGCTTCGAGCGGCAATTCCATGTGCTCCCCGATCCCGGCAAGCTGATGGCCTACCGGCTCGGCTTTCGCGACGTCATGACGGCGCTCGCCGCCAACAATGCCGATGTCGGCGCCGGCTATATCGAGCGCAACGGCGAGCAATATCTGGTTCGCTCGCCGGGCCAGGTCGGCAATGTCGGCGAAATCAGGGACATCGTCATCGGCTCGCGCGGCGGCAATCCCGTCAGGATCAGGGATATCGCGACCGTCACCGAAGGCCGCGATTTGCGCACGGGAGCCGCAACGCGCGATGGCGAGGAAACCGTGCTCGGCACCGCCATGCTTTTGATCGGCGAGAACAGCCGCACCGTGGCGCGCCGTGTCGCGGCCCGGCTGGAGGATATCGCCAAATCGCTGCCCGACGGCGTCGTGACGCGGACCGTCTACGACCGCACCGATCTGATCGAAGCCACCATCCGCACCGTCGAGAGCAATCTGCTGGAAGGCGCGGCCCTGGTCGTGGCCGTGCTGTTCCTGATCCTCGGCAACATCCGCGCCGCGCTGGTGGTGGCTTGCGTCATTCCGCTGTCCATGGCCATGACGGTCACCGGCATGGTCGAGACCAAGGTCAGCGCGAACCTGATGAGCCTGGGTGCAATCGATTTCGGCATCATCGTCGACGGCGCCGTGATCATCGTCGAGAACTGCCTGCGCATGCTGGCCGAGGTCCAGCGCGAGAAAGGCGGCCTGCTCACGATCTCCGAACGGCTGCGCGCGATCCGGAGTGGGTCGAGCGAGGTGATCAAGCCGAGCCTGTTCGGAACGCTGATCATCGCAGTGGTCTACCTGCCGGTGCTGACGCTGACCGGCGTCGAGGGCAAGATGTTCACGCCGATGGCCCTGACGGTGCTGATGGCGCTGGGTGCCGCGGTGCTGTTCTCCATCACCTTCGTGCCGGCGGCGGTTGCCATCTTCGTCACCGGCAAGGTGTCCGAACACGAAAACCTGTTCATGCGGCTGGCGAAGCGCGCCTATCTCCCCGTGCTCCGGCTGGCGATCGACCATCGCCTCGGCGTCGCAATCATGGCCGCCATCATCGTGGTCGCAAGCTGCGTTGCCGCCGCGCGCATGGGCGGCGAGTTCATCCCGAGCCTGGACGAAGGCGACGTCGCGCTGGCCTCGATCCGGATTCCCGGCACCAGCCTGACCCAGTCGCTGGACCTGCAAAAGGCGCTGGAAAAGCGCGTCAAGCAGATTCCGGAGGTGAAGGAGTTCTTCACCCGCATCGGCACCGCCGAGATCGCAACCGACCCGATGTCGCCGGCACAGACCGACGGCTACATCATGCTGAAGCCGCGCGCCGAATGGCCCGACCCTGGCAGCTCCAAGGCCGAGGTGATCGAGGCCATCGCCCGTGCCGCCGACGACATCCCCGGCAGCGCCTATGAAATCTCCCAGCCGATCCAGTTCCGCGTCAACGAGTTGATCTCCGGCGTGCGAAGCGACGTCGGCGTCAAGATCTTCGGCGACGACCTCGACATCCTGCAAGGCGCGGCAAAACAGGTCGAAGCCGCGATCCGCGGCATCCGCGGCGCCAGCGACGTCAAGATCGAGCAGGTCTCGGGCCTGCCGATCCTCACCGTCCGCCTCGACCGCCAGGCGCTCGCCCGGTATGGGCTCAGCATCAGCGAGGTGCAGGGCATCGTCGAGATCGCGGTCGGCGGCAAGTCGGCCGGCAAGCTGTTCGAGGGCGACCGCCGCTTCGACATCGTCGTGCGCCTGCCGGAACATCTGCGCGGCAATCTCGAAGCCATCAGGGCAATCCCGATCCCGCTGCCGCCGGGTGAGGATGCGACAATCGGTGCGCCGATCCGGACGGCACTGCCCGGCTCCCCCCTCGCCCAGATGCGCTATGTGCCGCTGTCGTCGGTTGCCACCGTCGATGCGACGCCCGGCCCCAACCAGATCAGCCGCGAGAACGGCAAGCGGCGCATCGTGGTCACCGCCAATGTCCGCGCGCGCGATCTCGGCTCCTTCGTCACCGAGGCGGAGGCGGCCGTCGCGGAGAAGGTCAAGCTGCCGCCGGGCTACTGGATCGGCTGGGGCGGACAGTTCGAGCAGCTGGTCTCCGCCACCAAGCGGCTGACGCTCGTGGTGCCGTTGGCGTTGCTGCTGGTCTTCCTGCTGCTGTTCATGGGCATGGGATCGGCGGCTGATGCGGCCCTCGTGTTCTCCGGCGTGCCGCTGGCACTGACCGGCGGCGTCATGGCGCTGCTGCTGCGCGGTATTCCGCTGTCGATCAGCGCCGGCGTCGGCTTCATCGCACTGTCGGGCGTCGCCGTCCTCAACGGGCTCGTCATCATCGCCTTCATCGAGCGGCTGCGCAGCGAGGGCCACCCCGTTGCCGACGCGGTGCGCGAGGGCGCGCTGACACGCCTGCGTCCGGTGCTGATGACGGCCCTCGTCGCGTCCCTCGGCTTCGTGCCGATGGCCCTTGCCACCGGGGCCGGTGCCGAGGTGCAGCGGCCGCTTGCGACCGTGGTGATCGGCGGTATCATCTCCTCGACCGTGCTGACGCTGCTGGTGCTGCCGGCGCTCTACGTGCTGTTCCGCCGTGACGGGGCTGCCGAAACGCCTACAATAGCGCCTGATTTGGCAGCGTCCGGGGAGCGGTAG
- the ihpB gene encoding divalent metal ion exporter adaptor subunit IhpB, whose product MKTSSTILVAFVAAALGVALGAYGYSLLGPARVEHAEHAADKKPEKPNDHVEQDEHGADRIRISDVKLAAAGVTLAEAGSVTLTDTLAFNGILRANQEAVVQVTPRFPGVAKSIQKHIGDEVGKDDLLAAIESNQSLTVYELKAPLAGTVIERQISLGEYASEQKPAFVVADLSTIWVDLSIYRQDLRRVRLNDEVLIDPDDGRGEIKGTIAYMAPIGSSETQTALARVVLPNPDGRLRPGLFVTARLILAARNVAVAVRKSAIQTLENRTIVFVREDGDKIEARPVELGDSDPRHVEIKAGLSAGEHYVAENSFVVKAEMGKGEAEHD is encoded by the coding sequence ATGAAGACGTCCTCCACCATCCTCGTCGCATTCGTTGCCGCCGCACTTGGCGTCGCACTTGGCGCTTACGGATATTCCCTGCTCGGCCCGGCCAGGGTCGAGCATGCCGAACACGCCGCGGACAAGAAGCCGGAGAAGCCGAACGACCATGTCGAGCAGGACGAGCACGGTGCCGACCGGATCCGCATCTCCGACGTCAAGCTTGCCGCCGCCGGCGTGACGCTGGCGGAAGCCGGGAGCGTCACGCTGACCGACACGCTCGCCTTCAACGGCATCCTGCGCGCCAACCAGGAAGCCGTGGTGCAGGTGACGCCGCGCTTTCCCGGCGTTGCCAAATCGATCCAGAAGCACATCGGCGACGAGGTCGGCAAGGACGATCTGCTCGCCGCGATCGAGAGCAACCAGAGCCTCACCGTCTACGAGCTCAAGGCGCCGCTTGCCGGCACCGTCATCGAGCGGCAGATCTCGCTCGGCGAATACGCCTCCGAGCAGAAGCCGGCCTTCGTCGTCGCCGACCTCTCCACCATCTGGGTCGATCTGTCGATCTATCGCCAGGATCTGCGGCGCGTTCGTCTCAACGACGAGGTGCTGATCGATCCCGACGACGGCCGCGGCGAGATCAAGGGCACGATCGCCTACATGGCCCCGATCGGCTCGAGCGAGACCCAGACGGCGCTGGCGCGCGTGGTGCTGCCAAATCCGGACGGGCGCTTGCGTCCCGGCCTGTTTGTCACGGCACGGCTGATCCTCGCCGCCCGCAACGTCGCGGTCGCGGTGCGCAAAAGCGCGATCCAGACGCTGGAGAACAGGACTATCGTGTTCGTTCGTGAGGACGGCGACAAGATCGAGGCGCGCCCGGTGGAGCTTGGCGATTCCGACCCGCGCCATGTCGAGATCAAGGCCGGTCTATCGGCCGGCGAGCATTACGTCGCGGAAAACAGCTTCGTCGTGAAGGCGGAGATGGGCAAGGGCGAGGCCGAGCATGATTGA
- the ihpA gene encoding divalent metal ion exporter subunit IhpA has protein sequence MFFRGMAARLACAAACLIAGSALAPSHAQTLTMRSALSRALAASPRLTAAERDVGIATGQRIQAGALLNPELTYEQDNSFGSGIYRGTRSAETTLQISQAFELFGKRDARIAAGVAGIEVAAIQRKAVRLEVLSETAIAFLSVLGAQRRIQILDEQITAIDRLTPLLRRRVEAGASSPAETGRAEVASALVKADRERFKATLASARRELAVLMGDAAPKFGEVSGRLDTMGRPPTFQSVVAAIDANPQLVRWTAIYAQRNAELLLARLRPYPDVRIAAGWRHFNETNDDAARLTVSVPIPVFDQNQGNILSAQESLAKTKAEREANRNTLIVVAGRAYDSLQGSLRELAVLRESAIPKATEASDAIAQGYGQGRFSLLEVLDAQASVTQARLREQEALQNFHAGVATIEGLVGNPFTLARESAR, from the coding sequence ATGTTTTTCAGGGGAATGGCCGCGCGCCTGGCGTGCGCGGCAGCGTGTCTGATTGCCGGATCGGCGCTTGCGCCATCTCACGCCCAGACTCTGACGATGCGGAGCGCGCTTTCGCGCGCGCTGGCCGCGAGCCCGCGGCTGACCGCGGCGGAGCGCGATGTCGGCATCGCCACGGGCCAGCGCATCCAGGCAGGTGCGCTTCTCAATCCGGAACTGACCTACGAACAGGACAATTCGTTCGGGTCCGGCATCTATCGCGGCACACGATCGGCCGAGACCACGCTCCAGATCAGCCAGGCCTTCGAGCTGTTCGGCAAGCGCGACGCGCGGATTGCAGCTGGCGTCGCCGGCATCGAGGTCGCCGCGATCCAGCGCAAAGCCGTCAGGCTGGAGGTGCTGTCGGAGACCGCGATCGCCTTCCTCAGCGTGCTCGGCGCACAGCGGCGCATCCAGATCCTCGACGAGCAGATCACCGCCATCGACCGGCTGACGCCGCTTTTGCGCCGACGCGTCGAGGCCGGCGCCTCCTCGCCGGCCGAGACCGGCCGTGCGGAGGTGGCGTCCGCACTGGTGAAGGCCGACCGCGAGCGCTTCAAGGCGACGCTGGCCAGCGCCCGGCGCGAGCTTGCGGTCCTGATGGGCGACGCGGCACCGAAATTCGGCGAGGTCTCCGGCCGGCTCGACACCATGGGACGGCCGCCGACGTTCCAGTCGGTCGTCGCCGCGATCGATGCCAATCCGCAGCTGGTGCGCTGGACCGCGATCTATGCCCAGCGCAACGCCGAGCTGTTGCTGGCGCGGCTACGGCCCTATCCCGACGTGCGGATCGCCGCCGGCTGGCGCCATTTCAACGAGACCAATGACGACGCGGCGCGCCTCACCGTCTCGGTGCCGATCCCCGTGTTCGACCAGAACCAGGGCAATATCCTTTCGGCCCAGGAAAGCCTCGCCAAGACCAAGGCCGAGCGCGAGGCCAACCGCAACACGCTGATCGTGGTCGCCGGCCGCGCCTACGACTCGCTGCAGGGCTCGCTGCGCGAGCTCGCGGTGCTGCGCGAGAGCGCCATTCCCAAGGCCACCGAAGCCTCGGACGCCATCGCGCAAGGCTACGGCCAGGGCCGCTTCAGCCTGCTCGAAGTGCTCGATGCCCAGGCCAGCGTCACCCAGGCGCGGCTGCGCGAGCAGGAGGCGCTGCAGAATTTCCACGCGGGGGTGGCGACCATCGAAGGGCTCGTCGGCAATCCCTTTACGCTGGCGCGGGAGAGCGCACGATGA